The following proteins come from a genomic window of Sulfitobacter indolifex:
- a CDS encoding flagellar motor protein MotB, whose protein sequence is MADKKNELIIIKRYDAEGGHAHHGGGWKVAYADFMTAMMAFFLLLWILAASDEEKLRGLANYFTPTISDGGSSSDAAADLRPLMAAGVMTGAVDNTGNVKKPTFGRDNPMMVFDSRLRDKPSEVVVEYADAPEPAAAADPATVAAVEEAERRKSEIDRMAEDIAERITSDGELSDLARNVRLEKSNGALTVQVLDQDERSLFTRGSAEVTPKTRELLLAIGDVIAEQNQPVEIIGHTDAATFGANNGYTNWELSADRANATRRTLMAAGINGARFMRVSGVADTQPINTIDPLAAENRRISIRLVYQAE, encoded by the coding sequence ATGGCTGACAAAAAGAACGAATTGATCATCATCAAGCGCTACGACGCGGAGGGCGGCCACGCCCACCACGGCGGCGGGTGGAAGGTGGCCTACGCGGACTTTATGACCGCGATGATGGCGTTTTTCCTGCTGCTGTGGATCCTCGCGGCCTCGGATGAGGAAAAGCTGCGCGGCCTGGCGAACTATTTTACCCCAACTATTTCCGATGGCGGGTCGTCCTCGGATGCGGCGGCTGATCTGCGCCCGCTGATGGCCGCAGGCGTGATGACCGGCGCGGTCGACAATACCGGCAACGTAAAAAAGCCGACTTTTGGCCGCGACAATCCGATGATGGTCTTCGACAGCCGTCTGCGCGACAAACCGTCAGAGGTGGTTGTCGAATATGCCGACGCCCCTGAGCCTGCTGCAGCCGCTGATCCGGCCACAGTTGCCGCCGTTGAAGAGGCAGAGCGTCGTAAGTCTGAAATTGACCGGATGGCCGAGGATATCGCTGAGCGGATCACTTCGGATGGCGAGCTGAGTGATCTGGCGCGCAATGTCCGGTTGGAGAAATCCAACGGCGCGTTGACGGTGCAGGTTCTTGATCAAGACGAACGCTCGCTCTTTACCCGGGGCAGTGCCGAAGTGACCCCCAAAACCCGTGAACTGCTTTTGGCCATTGGCGATGTGATTGCAGAGCAAAACCAGCCGGTCGAGATTATTGGCCATACTGATGCTGCCACTTTTGGCGCGAACAACGGCTACACCAATTGGGAATTGTCGGCGGATCGCGCCAATGCGACACGCCGCACGTTGATGGCTGCGGGCATCAACGGTGCCCGGTTCATGCGCGTCTCTGGTGTGGCAGACACCCAGCCGATCAACACGATCGACCCTTTGGCCGCAGAAAATCGTCGCATCTCGATTCGTCTGGTCTATCAAGCCGAGTAA
- a CDS encoding MucR family transcriptional regulator: MPNVTPKQNLSDTAIATIVSGFASRSDVTIDDILTLVERLRASPAESAVTALANIPATVTPIAPKASGMSAAPGEQPMTDDTIFCLCCGKGFKMLKRHLGAEHGLTEAEYRVMFNLAADAPLVAPSYSKRKAEYAKRAGLGKYSRDKSDNNAELS; this comes from the coding sequence ATGCCTAATGTCACCCCCAAGCAGAACCTGAGCGATACCGCGATTGCGACCATCGTTTCTGGGTTCGCGAGCCGCAGCGATGTAACAATCGACGATATCTTAACCTTGGTTGAGCGTTTGCGCGCGTCCCCGGCTGAAAGCGCCGTCACCGCGCTGGCCAATATCCCCGCAACCGTGACCCCCATCGCGCCCAAAGCGTCGGGGATGTCTGCAGCCCCCGGCGAGCAGCCGATGACCGACGACACGATCTTTTGCCTGTGCTGCGGCAAAGGGTTCAAGATGCTTAAGCGTCATTTGGGTGCCGAGCACGGCCTGACCGAAGCGGAATATCGCGTGATGTTCAATCTGGCTGCGGACGCACCGTTGGTCGCCCCAAGTTATTCCAAGCGCAAAGCGGAATACGCCAAGCGCGCCGGTCTCGGCAAATACAGCCGCGACAAGTCGGACAACAACGCAGAGCTTTCCTGA
- the motA gene encoding flagellar motor stator protein MotA, with the protein MTLLLGLVMVFGLVFGGFMLSGGNMDIVLHALPYEGMMIGGASLGAFVIANSFSVVKSSLGGVVRVIKGPRWKAADYNDLLALMFELARLYKTKGIVAMDEHIENPEASPIFQRYPKLMKDHFVTDLIADSFRMMSMQFDDRFQMEDVMNRKIKKHHHESLVSASAIQSMADGLPAIGIVAAVLGVIKTMSSIDKPPEILGAMIGGALVGTFLGVFLAYCMVQPIAGRLEQIEEEDSAMYTVIRDVIVAIVAGHPPSICIELGRGNIPTTKQPNFSAVEASQRELPAV; encoded by the coding sequence ATGACACTCTTGCTTGGTCTTGTAATGGTCTTCGGTCTGGTCTTTGGCGGCTTTATGCTGTCGGGCGGCAATATGGACATCGTCCTACATGCCCTGCCCTATGAGGGCATGATGATCGGCGGCGCGTCTCTGGGTGCCTTTGTCATCGCCAATTCATTCTCGGTGGTGAAATCATCGCTGGGCGGGGTTGTGCGGGTCATCAAAGGGCCGCGCTGGAAAGCGGCGGATTACAACGATCTGCTGGCTCTCATGTTTGAACTGGCGCGTCTTTATAAGACCAAAGGCATCGTCGCGATGGACGAGCATATCGAAAACCCTGAGGCCAGCCCGATCTTTCAACGCTACCCCAAGCTGATGAAGGATCACTTCGTCACCGATCTTATCGCCGACAGCTTTCGGATGATGTCGATGCAGTTCGACGACCGCTTCCAGATGGAAGACGTGATGAACCGCAAGATTAAAAAGCACCACCATGAATCGCTGGTTTCGGCCAGTGCGATCCAAAGCATGGCCGACGGCCTGCCCGCGATCGGCATTGTTGCGGCGGTTCTGGGCGTTATCAAAACAATGTCCTCCATCGACAAACCGCCAGAGATCCTTGGTGCGATGATCGGCGGCGCGTTGGTCGGCACGTTCCTTGGCGTTTTCCTTGCCTACTGCATGGTGCAGCCCATCGCGGGCCGGCTTGAGCAGATCGAGGAAGAAGACAGCGCCATGTATACGGTGATCCGCGATGTCATCGTGGCCATCGTCGCGGGCCATCCGCCCAGCATCTGCATCGAGCTGGGCCGCGGTAACATCCCCACCACGAAGCAGCCGAACTTCTCCGCCGTTGAAGCCTCGCAGCGCGAACTGCCTGCGGTATGA
- a CDS encoding peptidoglycan-binding domain-containing protein, with protein MKRRGFFAAAVGAASLSVRPLYAQSADVTLTDVRNLFQSRDLGARRMVQDSLRHEGYYSGAIDGAWGPGTNAAFRALMASARYQRHASTWTFAYEVQVIETMFFLTSDAYM; from the coding sequence ATGAAGCGACGAGGTTTTTTCGCTGCTGCGGTTGGCGCGGCGTCACTTAGCGTCCGTCCATTGTATGCACAATCGGCCGACGTCACCCTTACGGATGTTCGAAACCTGTTTCAAAGCCGCGACCTAGGCGCGCGGCGGATGGTACAGGACAGTCTTCGGCATGAAGGCTATTATAGTGGCGCGATTGACGGCGCATGGGGGCCGGGAACCAATGCGGCCTTCCGCGCGTTGATGGCCTCTGCGCGCTATCAGCGACACGCCTCCACTTGGACATTCGCGTATGAGGTTCAGGTCATTGAAACGATGTTCTTCCTAACCAGCGACGCATATATGTAA
- a CDS encoding MYG1 family protein: MTITHLVTHSGGFHADELLSSVILTRLYPDATLLRSRDADWITPGAGRIIYDVGREYDADALIFDHHQRPNPLREDGQPFSSFGLIWQHYGRDYLRSFDVPEADVEDIHRSFDQGFVLPVDLIDNGALEPSVAGPLAGMTLPVLLETLKPVFDERGEDADDRAFMAALPVARAFVEAAIKGKAAKRRAEAMVMQAIEAAGSGRVLELPRGMPFRSAVEKAGADHLLFVVHPRGEDWALTTIRKSGDSFEARADLPEAWAGLTDADLEAASGVQGAKFCHNARFIAVAANREAALRMADLAVQDVA, encoded by the coding sequence ATGACCATTACCCATCTCGTCACCCATTCGGGTGGCTTTCACGCGGATGAGCTTTTGTCTTCCGTCATTCTGACCCGGCTTTATCCTGATGCGACATTGCTGCGCAGCCGTGATGCGGATTGGATCACACCCGGCGCGGGGCGGATCATCTATGATGTGGGCCGGGAGTATGATGCAGATGCGTTGATCTTTGATCATCACCAGCGCCCCAACCCCCTGCGCGAAGACGGCCAGCCTTTCAGTTCTTTCGGGCTGATCTGGCAGCACTATGGCCGGGATTATCTGCGCAGCTTTGATGTGCCTGAAGCGGATGTAGAAGATATCCACCGCAGTTTTGATCAGGGCTTTGTCCTGCCCGTTGATCTGATCGACAACGGCGCGTTGGAGCCGTCGGTCGCGGGCCCCTTGGCGGGGATGACCCTGCCGGTGCTGCTAGAGACGCTGAAACCCGTCTTCGATGAGCGTGGCGAGGATGCCGATGACCGCGCCTTTATGGCGGCCCTTCCCGTTGCGCGCGCCTTTGTTGAGGCGGCGATCAAGGGCAAAGCTGCCAAGCGGCGGGCCGAGGCGATGGTCATGCAGGCGATCGAAGCTGCGGGCAGCGGGCGTGTGCTGGAACTGCCCCGCGGCATGCCGTTCCGTTCGGCGGTGGAAAAGGCCGGGGCGGATCATCTGCTGTTTGTCGTGCATCCGCGCGGGGAGGATTGGGCGCTGACTACGATCCGCAAAAGCGGGGACAGTTTCGAGGCGCGCGCGGATCTGCCTGAGGCGTGGGCCGGGTTGACGGATGCCGATCTTGAGGCTGCAAGCGGCGTGCAGGGTGCGAAATTCTGTCACAACGCGCGCTTTATCGCCGTGGCCGCAAACCGAGAGGCTGCTTTGCGCATGGCCGACCTAGCGGTCCAAGACGTGGCGTAG
- a CDS encoding GntR family transcriptional regulator, protein MIGKDNDALNIPEIPEISGATTQEVVYERLRNAIMLGAITPGTSLTMRGIAERLNHSPTPVREAVRRLSSEHAIQIKDNRRLTVPLMTLNRFEELVALRIAVETHAALRALPYISDIVIAKLTEIDGIMDRYVAERDSDQLTLMNQAFHRMLYTVNPAQSSLPMIESIWLQLGPFQRQVITEVAEYYQIDRHKEVLAALTARDGDALSAAIANDIRDGVLDIGRKLLAAGEGGDTALPEVWGAPGPS, encoded by the coding sequence ATGATCGGCAAGGACAATGACGCGCTCAATATTCCCGAGATCCCTGAGATTTCGGGCGCGACGACGCAGGAGGTTGTCTATGAGCGGCTGCGCAATGCGATCATGTTGGGGGCCATCACGCCGGGCACCTCGCTCACCATGCGGGGCATCGCGGAGCGGCTCAATCACAGCCCGACACCTGTGCGCGAAGCGGTGCGGCGGCTGAGCTCAGAACACGCGATCCAGATCAAAGACAACCGCCGTTTGACGGTGCCGCTGATGACGCTGAACCGTTTCGAAGAACTTGTCGCCCTGCGCATTGCCGTAGAGACCCACGCCGCCCTGCGCGCCTTGCCCTATATCTCGGATATCGTGATCGCAAAATTGACAGAGATCGACGGCATCATGGACCGATATGTGGCCGAGCGGGACTCGGACCAACTTACGTTGATGAACCAAGCCTTTCACCGGATGCTCTATACGGTCAATCCAGCGCAGTCGTCTTTGCCGATGATCGAAAGCATCTGGCTGCAACTTGGGCCCTTTCAACGGCAGGTGATTACCGAGGTCGCGGAATACTATCAGATCGATCGACATAAAGAGGTGTTGGCTGCACTCACCGCGCGCGATGGCGATGCGCTAAGCGCGGCCATCGCCAATGACATCCGCGACGGCGTTTTGGACATAGGCCGCAAGTTGCTGGCGGCTGGGGAGGGCGGCGACACGGCCCTGCCAGAGGTTTGGGGCGCGCCCGGCCCATCCTGA
- a CDS encoding glutamine synthetase family protein, which yields MSESKAEAWLAQHPEIESIFACVCDLNGTMRGKRVPADQVSKVVEGGLRMPLSIVGMDIWGEDVENSELVFETGDSDGLCDFTGRPLMPITWTSRPTALAMLWMRQENGAPFPGDPRRALAEVAAKFKARGLTPVVATELEFYLVDPTEDHPQAPCSPVTGKRLDSDGALSLDELQHFDEFLNEVYDACELQGIPADAAISENGAGQFEINMRHVDDPLRAADDAVLFKRLVRGIARKHGFAATFMAKPYGDLAGSGFHVHFSLVDENGVNVFDNGGDEGTPLMLNAVAGLLATMQQNTLTFAPHENSYRRLLPGAHAPTNVAWGYENRTAAIRIPGGDGKARRIEHRVAGADANPYLVLTSILGGALLGIEQDMQPVAPITGDAYTMKLDNLPLDWATAIDAFRKGPDVPGIFSARLQTMMVECKTQELRKFARQVTHFEYDTYLEIV from the coding sequence ATGTCTGAGAGCAAAGCAGAAGCCTGGCTGGCGCAACACCCAGAGATTGAATCGATCTTTGCTTGCGTCTGTGACCTTAACGGCACCATGCGCGGCAAACGGGTGCCTGCCGATCAAGTCTCCAAAGTCGTAGAGGGCGGGCTGCGTATGCCCCTGTCCATCGTCGGCATGGATATCTGGGGCGAAGATGTCGAGAACAGTGAGCTGGTTTTTGAAACCGGCGATTCCGACGGTCTGTGTGATTTCACAGGCCGTCCACTAATGCCCATCACATGGACCTCGCGCCCGACCGCGCTGGCGATGCTGTGGATGCGTCAGGAAAACGGCGCTCCCTTCCCCGGCGATCCGCGCCGGGCGCTGGCCGAAGTGGCCGCAAAGTTCAAAGCGCGCGGGCTGACCCCGGTGGTCGCCACGGAGCTGGAGTTCTATCTCGTTGACCCGACCGAGGATCACCCGCAGGCGCCCTGCTCTCCGGTCACCGGTAAGCGGCTGGATTCCGATGGCGCGCTGTCGCTGGATGAATTGCAGCACTTCGATGAGTTTCTGAACGAAGTCTATGACGCTTGCGAATTGCAGGGCATCCCCGCTGATGCCGCGATTTCGGAAAACGGCGCGGGCCAGTTTGAGATCAACATGCGCCATGTCGATGACCCCCTGCGTGCGGCAGATGACGCGGTGCTGTTCAAACGGCTGGTGCGCGGCATCGCGCGCAAACATGGGTTTGCCGCGACCTTCATGGCCAAACCCTATGGCGATCTGGCGGGCAGCGGCTTTCACGTGCACTTCTCGCTCGTGGATGAAAACGGCGTTAACGTCTTTGACAATGGCGGGGATGAAGGCACGCCCCTGATGCTCAACGCCGTGGCCGGTCTGCTGGCAACGATGCAGCAAAACACGCTGACCTTCGCGCCACATGAGAACTCCTACCGCCGCCTGCTGCCGGGTGCCCATGCGCCGACTAATGTCGCTTGGGGCTATGAGAACCGCACTGCAGCGATCCGCATTCCCGGCGGCGACGGCAAGGCACGGCGCATCGAGCACCGCGTCGCCGGGGCCGATGCCAACCCCTATCTGGTGCTGACCAGCATTCTGGGCGGCGCGCTTTTGGGGATCGAACAAGACATGCAGCCCGTCGCCCCCATCACCGGTGACGCCTATACGATGAAGCTCGACAACCTACCGCTCGACTGGGCCACGGCCATCGACGCCTTCCGCAAAGGACCGGATGTGCCCGGCATCTTCTCCGCCCGTTTGCAAACCATGATGGTTGAATGCAAGACCCAAGAGCTGCGCAAATTCGCGCGGCAAGTGACCCATTTCGAATACGACACCTATCTGGAGATCGTCTGA
- a CDS encoding NAD(P)/FAD-dependent oxidoreductase, which yields MSRQSHPYAGDGSHTTSYYAASANPSPERPELQGDHEIDVCIVGAGYSGLSTGLHLAEKGYKVAIIEGARVGWGASGRNGGQIVNGLNASLQTIKRRYGQDTATFVAGIVQEGGEIIRERIRTYDIKCDLKEKNIFTGLTAAHMRELEERQKLWQGYGIDNQEMLDKDQLRAHVNSDLYEGGLIDHSGGHMHPLNLALGEAAAFEKNGGTIYEMSPVTDVDHTAARPVVRTAKGTMTCKTLVLCGNAYLGHVVPTLTPRVMPVSTQVMATEPLSEAQAHALLPTDACVEDIRYILDYYRLSGDKRMLFGGGTVYGGADPSDIKAKLKRNMDKVFPQLKDVKIDYAWSGNFALSFSRVPQMGRIGDSTYFAHGYSGHGVTGSHTFGRILSEAIDGDLTRFDVFATVPWFPFPGGRMLRVPYSVMGSWWYGLRDRLGV from the coding sequence ATGTCTCGCCAAAGCCACCCCTACGCCGGTGACGGCAGCCATACGACAAGCTACTACGCGGCCTCCGCCAATCCCTCGCCCGAGCGCCCCGAATTGCAGGGCGATCACGAGATCGACGTTTGCATTGTTGGCGCGGGCTACAGCGGGCTGTCGACGGGCCTGCATCTTGCCGAAAAAGGCTACAAGGTCGCCATCATCGAAGGGGCGCGCGTGGGCTGGGGGGCTTCGGGGCGCAATGGCGGTCAGATCGTCAACGGGCTGAACGCCAGCCTGCAAACGATCAAGCGCCGCTATGGTCAAGACACGGCGACCTTCGTCGCTGGCATCGTGCAAGAAGGTGGCGAGATCATCCGCGAGCGGATCCGCACCTATGACATCAAATGCGACCTTAAAGAAAAGAACATCTTCACCGGCCTCACCGCCGCACATATGCGCGAGTTGGAAGAGCGTCAGAAGCTCTGGCAGGGGTATGGCATCGACAACCAAGAGATGCTGGACAAAGATCAACTCCGCGCCCACGTCAATTCTGACCTCTATGAAGGCGGGCTGATCGACCATTCAGGCGGTCACATGCACCCGCTGAACCTCGCACTTGGCGAGGCTGCGGCATTTGAGAAGAACGGCGGCACGATCTACGAGATGTCCCCGGTCACGGATGTAGATCACACTGCCGCACGCCCCGTTGTCAGAACGGCCAAGGGCACGATGACCTGCAAAACGCTGGTGCTTTGCGGCAACGCCTATCTTGGCCATGTGGTGCCCACGCTGACCCCGCGCGTCATGCCCGTCTCGACCCAAGTCATGGCGACAGAGCCGCTTAGCGAGGCGCAGGCGCACGCGCTGTTGCCCACGGATGCCTGTGTCGAAGACATCCGCTATATCCTCGATTACTACCGCCTGTCGGGTGACAAACGCATGCTCTTTGGCGGCGGTACCGTCTACGGCGGTGCCGATCCGAGCGACATCAAAGCCAAGCTGAAGCGCAATATGGACAAAGTCTTCCCTCAGCTTAAAGACGTGAAGATCGACTATGCGTGGAGCGGCAATTTTGCCCTGTCGTTCAGCCGTGTGCCGCAGATGGGCCGGATCGGCGACAGCACCTATTTCGCCCATGGCTACAGCGGCCATGGCGTGACCGGCTCGCATACTTTCGGGCGTATCCTTTCCGAGGCCATCGACGGCGACCTCACCCGCTTTGACGTCTTCGCCACTGTGCCGTGGTTCCCCTTCCCCGGTGGGCGCATGCTTCGAGTGCCCTATTCGGTGATGGGCTCTTGGTGGTACGGGCTGCGCGACCGCTTGGGGGTCTGA
- a CDS encoding haloacid dehalogenase type II yields MPDQKPGLKPVSTIVFDVNETLLDITTLEPLFQRVFGDPSVMREWFAELILYSQTMTLSGRYTPFGALAGGVLQMVGANKDVPITDDDVAELKSLIGSMPAHADVAPALRKLRDAGFQLVTLTNSPPSPAPSPLEKAGLADFFERSFSIDDVEKFKPHPATYQMVAETLDLQTDDLCMVACHLWDTIGAQAAGCQGAFLTRPNNNLLEAEGVPQPHFRSDDLVDLSEQIIAGNGS; encoded by the coding sequence ATGCCCGACCAAAAGCCCGGCCTAAAGCCCGTCTCTACGATCGTTTTTGACGTGAATGAGACCCTGCTCGACATCACCACGCTTGAGCCTTTGTTCCAGCGTGTTTTCGGCGATCCGTCGGTGATGCGCGAATGGTTTGCCGAGCTGATCCTCTATTCTCAAACGATGACCCTGTCGGGCCGCTATACGCCTTTTGGCGCTTTGGCAGGCGGTGTGTTGCAGATGGTCGGGGCGAACAAAGACGTTCCGATTACGGATGATGATGTGGCCGAGCTGAAGTCCCTCATCGGCTCAATGCCCGCCCACGCGGATGTCGCACCGGCCCTGCGCAAACTGCGAGACGCGGGATTTCAACTGGTGACGCTGACCAACTCCCCACCCTCCCCCGCGCCATCACCGCTGGAAAAAGCCGGCCTCGCCGATTTCTTTGAACGCAGCTTTAGCATTGATGATGTAGAGAAATTCAAACCCCACCCCGCGACCTATCAGATGGTGGCCGAGACGTTGGACCTACAAACCGATGACCTATGCATGGTTGCCTGCCATCTGTGGGATACCATCGGGGCGCAGGCAGCGGGGTGCCAAGGGGCCTTTCTGACCCGCCCCAACAACAATCTGCTTGAGGCCGAGGGCGTGCCGCAGCCGCATTTCCGATCAGACGATCTGGTCGACCTGTCCGAGCAGATCATCGCCGGGAACGGCAGCTAG
- a CDS encoding ABC transporter permease, producing the protein MRIGLILRPLLVVILLALVLRPEWFTPLLAPLAPTGGPVIYERASLLSLSLSHLALVALASAAATVVAVTLAILVTRPAGAAFRPLSRTITNMGQTFPPVAVLALAVPALGFGAGPTLVALFLYGLLPIFENAVTGLTNLPPATMEAARGIGLSRWQRLWRVELPLALPITLTGIRLSVVIALGTATIGSTVAARTLGEVIIAGLLTNNTAFVVQGGLAVGLFAVLIYDAMVQLEKRLARRMGG; encoded by the coding sequence ATGAGGATCGGGCTGATCCTTCGGCCCTTGCTGGTCGTGATCCTACTGGCCTTGGTCCTTCGGCCTGAATGGTTCACGCCGCTTCTGGCTCCCTTGGCGCCGACGGGTGGCCCGGTGATCTATGAACGCGCGTCGCTACTCTCTTTGTCACTCAGCCATCTGGCGCTGGTAGCATTGGCCTCGGCTGCGGCGACCGTGGTGGCCGTGACGCTGGCGATCCTTGTGACCCGCCCGGCGGGTGCGGCCTTTCGCCCGCTGTCGCGCACCATCACCAACATGGGCCAGACCTTTCCCCCCGTCGCCGTGCTGGCGCTGGCCGTGCCCGCTTTGGGCTTTGGCGCTGGGCCGACGCTGGTGGCGCTGTTCCTTTATGGCTTGCTGCCGATATTCGAGAATGCGGTGACGGGGCTGACCAATCTGCCCCCCGCCACGATGGAGGCCGCGCGGGGCATTGGGCTGAGCCGTTGGCAGCGGCTATGGCGGGTGGAGTTGCCATTAGCCCTGCCGATCACGCTGACGGGCATTCGGCTGTCGGTGGTCATCGCCCTGGGCACAGCGACCATCGGCTCGACCGTGGCCGCGCGAACCTTGGGCGAGGTGATCATCGCCGGGCTGCTGACCAATAACACCGCCTTTGTGGTGCAAGGGGGGCTGGCGGTCGGGCTTTTTGCGGTACTGATCTATGACGCGATGGTGCAGCTCGAAAAGCGGTTGGCCCGGCGCATGGGCGGCTGA
- a CDS encoding ABC transporter ATP-binding protein produces the protein MIEIDRITKTYAGIRAVDSVSMTVETGTITVIVGTSGSGKTTLLRMINRLEEPTSGEVRINGESTLSVKPHILRRRIGYAIQGHGLFPHHTVGRNIGAVPQLLGWPRDKINARVDELLELFSMDPAQFRDRYPAELSGGQQQRVGVARALASRPDLLLMDEPFGALDPIIRTRAQEDLRRIQQRLGSTIMLVTHDMEEAIRLGDRVAVMDGGKLVQHATPAEIIAKPATEFVANMVGDVERPLRLLSLISVRELVEDGTAEGDPLPAGASLRDALSACLWTGRTSVPVEEDGTPLGRVTLDAIRARAGQHA, from the coding sequence ATGATCGAGATTGACCGCATCACCAAGACCTACGCGGGTATCCGCGCTGTGGATTCCGTTTCAATGACTGTAGAGACGGGGACGATCACGGTGATCGTCGGCACCTCCGGCTCAGGCAAGACGACACTGCTGCGAATGATCAACCGGCTGGAAGAGCCGACTTCGGGCGAGGTGCGGATCAACGGCGAGTCTACGCTATCGGTCAAGCCGCATATCCTGCGGCGGCGCATTGGCTATGCCATTCAAGGGCATGGGCTTTTCCCGCATCACACGGTGGGGCGTAACATCGGCGCGGTGCCGCAACTGCTGGGGTGGCCGCGCGACAAGATCAACGCGCGGGTGGATGAACTGCTTGAGCTTTTCTCCATGGACCCTGCGCAGTTCCGCGACCGCTATCCGGCAGAGCTTTCGGGCGGGCAGCAGCAGCGGGTTGGCGTGGCGCGGGCCTTGGCCTCACGGCCCGATCTGCTGTTGATGGACGAACCCTTCGGCGCGCTTGATCCGATCATCCGCACCCGCGCGCAGGAAGACCTGCGGCGTATCCAGCAGCGGCTGGGTTCGACCATCATGTTGGTTACCCATGACATGGAAGAGGCGATCCGGCTGGGCGACCGCGTGGCGGTGATGGACGGCGGCAAGTTGGTGCAGCACGCCACACCGGCGGAAATTATCGCTAAACCCGCGACCGAGTTTGTGGCGAATATGGTGGGCGATGTAGAGCGGCCCTTGCGGCTGTTATCGCTGATCTCGGTACGGGAGTTGGTAGAGGACGGCACGGCGGAGGGCGATCCACTGCCCGCAGGTGCCAGCCTGCGCGATGCGCTTTCGGCTTGTCTCTGGACCGGACGCACATCGGTGCCGGTGGAGGAAGATGGCACCCCGCTGGGCCGCGTCACCCTTGATGCGATCCGTGCGCGGGCAGGGCAGCACGCATGA
- a CDS encoding ABC transporter permease, whose translation MTGPGASFSAPGLLFAVLGAAALLTPFMTLAANRIVAGEGVMAWRVASLPVVLPGLAAIGAGLVMGLPAGRNGLRIGGAILGLGGLLWLLTQGASGLLVEAGEYARVSPSVGFWCLLIVFMLLIADALAAMAPGPLMRGGVLAAVLAVLGVILWSGALSDLSVMQEYASRADAFGREFIRHLGLAFGSLAAAAVIGFPLGVLCHRLASLRGATLPVLSFLQTIPSLAMFGMMIPILGWVGANLPGARALGIAGIGFAPAFLALVLYSLLPVVGNTVAGLASAPPAALEAARGMGMTPLQRLWRVELPLGLPIILTGLRIVLVQNIGLAVIAGLIGGGGFGTFVFQGLNQTATDLILLGALPTVVLALSAAIVMDILVELTRKTPKDSA comes from the coding sequence TTGACCGGCCCCGGCGCAAGCTTTTCTGCGCCGGGGCTTTTGTTCGCCGTGCTGGGCGCGGCGGCGCTGTTAACCCCTTTCATGACGCTGGCCGCCAACCGCATCGTTGCGGGCGAGGGGGTGATGGCATGGCGCGTGGCCAGCTTGCCGGTGGTGCTGCCCGGCCTTGCCGCGATTGGTGCAGGGCTTGTCATGGGTCTGCCTGCGGGCCGAAACGGGCTGCGTATTGGCGGTGCGATTTTGGGTTTGGGCGGGCTGCTTTGGCTGCTCACCCAAGGCGCGTCTGGTCTGCTGGTTGAGGCTGGTGAATACGCGCGTGTGTCGCCCTCCGTTGGGTTTTGGTGCCTGCTCATTGTCTTCATGCTGCTCATAGCCGATGCGCTGGCCGCGATGGCACCAGGGCCGCTGATGCGTGGCGGCGTGCTGGCGGCGGTGCTTGCGGTGTTGGGGGTGATACTGTGGTCGGGGGCGCTGTCGGACCTGTCGGTCATGCAGGAATACGCCAGCCGCGCGGATGCCTTCGGGCGGGAGTTCATCCGCCATCTCGGCTTGGCCTTCGGCTCGCTCGCGGCTGCGGCGGTGATCGGCTTTCCGCTGGGCGTACTTTGCCACCGCCTCGCCAGCCTGCGCGGCGCCACGCTGCCAGTGCTGAGCTTTCTGCAAACCATTCCGTCGCTCGCGATGTTCGGTATGATGATCCCGATCCTTGGCTGGGTGGGGGCCAACCTGCCGGGCGCGCGGGCGCTTGGCATTGCCGGCATCGGCTTTGCCCCGGCGTTTTTGGCGCTGGTGCTCTATTCGCTGCTGCCCGTGGTCGGCAACACGGTCGCGGGCCTCGCCTCCGCCCCGCCCGCCGCACTTGAGGCCGCGCGGGGCATGGGGATGACGCCACTGCAACGCTTGTGGCGGGTGGAACTGCCGCTGGGCCTGCCGATCATCCTGACCGGACTGCGCATCGTTTTGGTGCAGAACATCGGTCTGGCCGTGATCGCCGGGCTGATCGGCGGCGGCGGTTTCGGGACGTTCGTCTTTCAGGGGCTGAACCAAACCGCGACTGACCTGATCTTGTTGGGCGCACTGCCGACCGTGGTGCTGGCGCTTTCAGCAGCAATCGTGATGGACATATTGGTCGAGCTGACCCGCAAGACCCCAAAGGACAGCGCATGA